The following are encoded together in the Proteiniphilum saccharofermentans genome:
- a CDS encoding heavy metal translocating P-type ATPase yields MANCCSNGSCSVTPATLSANKTDKISQKGPITRAVISFVLLIGGITMSATNISFFENQWVRLVWYLIAYFPVGIPVLKEAWEAMKEKDIFNEFTLMSIATIGAFFIGEYPEGVAVMLFYSIGELFQQAAVNRAKRNIGALLDVRPEKASVIRDNGIETVLSEEVSVGETVEVKVGERVPLDGIMLTDSGSFNTSALTGESVPRNIKKEEEVLAGMIATDSVCRIKVTRPFGQSALARILELVQNATERKAPAEQFIRKFARIYTPVVTMLAVLIVVLPWMWSLIDPEFMYLFNDWLYRGLVFLVISCPCALVISIPLGYFGGIGAASRQGILFKGGNYLDAITRINTVVLDKTGTVTKGVFEVQDIIPEEGFSKEELLHAVAIVETQSNHPIAKAIVSSVPKERIPFAQPVNVKEVAGQGLEAELDGKKILAGNMKLLETNGIAYPPEVADIPETTVLCAVDGKYAGYIVVADELKEDAKVAVEELRKAGIKDIVMLSGDKQAIVSKLAGELGIDRAYGDLLPEGKVQRFEELSINPGNKVSFVGDGINDAPVLAMSDVGIAMGGLGSDVAIETADVVIQTDQPVKIPMAIRIGKATRQIVIQNITMAFGVKLIVLILGAGGLATLWEAVFADVGVSLLAILNAIRIMRKKF; encoded by the coding sequence ATGGCAAATTGTTGTAGTAATGGCTCTTGTTCGGTAACTCCGGCCACTTTAAGCGCCAATAAAACAGATAAGATATCTCAGAAAGGCCCCATTACAAGAGCTGTGATATCATTTGTGTTGTTGATTGGTGGAATAACCATGTCCGCTACGAATATTTCCTTCTTCGAAAATCAATGGGTACGATTGGTGTGGTACCTTATTGCCTATTTTCCGGTAGGTATTCCCGTATTAAAAGAAGCCTGGGAAGCCATGAAGGAAAAAGATATTTTCAATGAATTCACCTTGATGAGTATTGCCACAATCGGGGCTTTCTTTATTGGAGAGTACCCGGAGGGCGTAGCGGTCATGTTGTTTTATTCCATCGGGGAACTATTCCAGCAAGCGGCTGTCAATCGGGCCAAGAGAAATATTGGGGCATTACTTGATGTCCGTCCCGAGAAAGCATCTGTGATCAGGGATAATGGTATTGAGACAGTTTTGTCTGAAGAGGTCAGTGTAGGTGAAACGGTCGAGGTAAAGGTCGGCGAACGGGTTCCGTTGGACGGTATTATGCTCACTGATTCGGGATCGTTCAATACTTCTGCGCTGACGGGTGAAAGTGTTCCCCGAAATATCAAAAAAGAGGAAGAGGTACTGGCGGGTATGATCGCTACGGATAGCGTCTGCCGGATAAAAGTAACCAGACCATTCGGGCAAAGTGCGCTTGCACGTATTTTAGAACTCGTGCAAAATGCCACTGAACGTAAGGCTCCGGCCGAACAGTTTATCCGTAAATTCGCCCGTATCTATACCCCGGTTGTCACTATGTTGGCTGTGCTGATTGTGGTATTGCCCTGGATGTGGTCGCTGATTGACCCTGAGTTTATGTATCTGTTCAATGATTGGTTATACCGTGGATTGGTATTTCTAGTGATATCCTGTCCATGTGCATTGGTGATCAGTATACCATTAGGTTATTTCGGTGGGATCGGTGCCGCATCGCGTCAGGGGATTCTGTTCAAAGGCGGCAATTATCTGGATGCTATTACCAGGATCAATACTGTGGTGTTGGACAAGACCGGTACGGTGACCAAAGGTGTATTCGAGGTACAGGATATCATTCCCGAAGAGGGTTTTTCGAAAGAAGAATTGTTGCACGCCGTGGCTATTGTGGAAACGCAGAGCAACCACCCGATAGCCAAAGCCATTGTTTCTTCGGTACCCAAAGAAAGAATACCCTTTGCACAACCGGTAAATGTCAAAGAGGTGGCGGGACAAGGTCTGGAGGCTGAACTCGACGGGAAGAAGATCCTAGCCGGAAACATGAAACTGTTGGAGACCAATGGTATCGCTTATCCTCCGGAAGTGGCAGATATTCCCGAAACTACTGTTTTGTGTGCAGTAGATGGGAAGTATGCCGGGTACATTGTTGTAGCCGATGAGCTTAAGGAGGATGCAAAAGTGGCGGTCGAAGAGTTACGCAAAGCCGGGATAAAAGATATCGTGATGCTTTCGGGTGATAAACAAGCTATCGTCTCGAAGTTGGCCGGAGAGTTGGGCATCGACCGTGCTTACGGAGATCTGTTGCCCGAAGGCAAGGTACAACGGTTTGAGGAACTTTCTATTAATCCGGGCAATAAGGTATCTTTTGTGGGAGATGGAATAAACGATGCTCCTGTGCTGGCTATGAGTGATGTGGGTATCGCGATGGGAGGTTTGGGGAGTGATGTGGCTATAGAAACGGCAGATGTAGTCATTCAGACCGACCAGCCGGTTAAAATCCCTATGGCGATCCGTATTGGCAAAGCTACCCGTCAGATCGTAATACAGAATATCACAATGGCTTTTGGTGTTAAACTTATCGTGCTAATTCTTGGAGCCGGAGGACTGGCCACTTTGTGGGAAGCGGTATTTGCAGATGTAGGCGTATCGTTACTGGCTATACTCAATGCCATCCGTATCATGCGAAAGAAGTTTTAG
- a CDS encoding Fur family transcriptional regulator, with the protein MDMKHIEKILHHREIKPTAIRMLVLEAMLHHDSAFSLSDLEGEMGTVDKSTLSRTINLFHQHHLIHSIDDGSGSIKYSVCRDDCQCSLGDLHVHFHCNKCGNTYCMESISIPDIPLPRNFRLENVNFVMKGVCAQCVR; encoded by the coding sequence ATGGATATGAAACATATAGAAAAGATACTTCACCATAGGGAAATAAAGCCGACCGCCATCAGGATGCTGGTATTGGAAGCCATGCTTCATCATGATTCAGCTTTCAGCCTTTCCGATCTGGAGGGTGAAATGGGAACAGTCGATAAGTCTACGCTATCGCGAACGATAAACCTTTTCCATCAACATCATCTGATCCATAGCATAGACGACGGTTCCGGCTCCATTAAATATTCGGTCTGCCGTGACGATTGCCAATGCTCCCTTGGCGACCTTCATGTACATTTCCATTGTAATAAATGTGGAAACACTTACTGTATGGAAAGTATTTCCATCCCTGATATACCTTTACCCCGGAACTTTCGTCTTGAGAATGTTAATTTCGTGATGAAAGGAGTTTGTGCGCAGTGCGTCCGGTAA
- a CDS encoding NAD(P)/FAD-dependent oxidoreductase, translating into MDVKSNEPFWLVKNGLLASYPSLHNDDECDVLVVGGGITGSLIAHQCVGEGYKTILIDKREVCNGSSSATTSMLQFEIDTPLYKLIELVGEKGAVASYDACYKAIDQLGEIASKIKSKAGFKKKDSLYFAAFKKDMDWLKKELETRNKAGFEGKWLEAEEILKKYGIHGTYGGILSKQGASIDAFCLAHELLEYNHKKGLQVYDKTELTSVEYKRGFNHCTTATGAVIKAKKVVYCVGYEAVNMIREKFVDLLSSYAIISEVDEKLYCQYKDILIWNTADPYLYMRTSDDGRFLIGGEDEEFRNPSKRDALIGKKEEKLVQAFKKLFPDKSFYSDFAWAGTFGETKDGLPYIGEHSDFKNSYFVCGFGGNGITFSVTGMEMVSNWLKGKKHLLSPYFAFGR; encoded by the coding sequence ATGGATGTAAAATCTAACGAACCATTCTGGTTGGTAAAGAACGGATTACTGGCATCTTATCCCTCGCTTCACAATGATGACGAATGCGACGTGCTGGTGGTTGGCGGCGGTATTACAGGCAGTTTGATAGCACACCAATGTGTTGGAGAAGGATATAAAACGATACTGATAGACAAGCGCGAGGTATGCAACGGAAGTTCTTCCGCTACCACCTCAATGCTCCAATTCGAGATTGATACTCCTTTGTATAAATTGATTGAATTAGTCGGCGAGAAAGGAGCCGTAGCAAGTTACGATGCTTGTTACAAGGCAATAGACCAATTGGGAGAAATTGCTTCGAAGATAAAATCGAAAGCCGGTTTCAAGAAAAAAGACTCACTCTATTTTGCCGCCTTTAAAAAAGATATGGATTGGCTCAAGAAAGAACTTGAAACAAGAAATAAGGCCGGATTTGAGGGAAAATGGCTCGAAGCAGAAGAAATCCTGAAAAAATATGGTATACACGGAACATACGGAGGCATTCTTTCTAAACAGGGAGCGAGCATAGATGCTTTCTGCCTGGCACACGAGTTGTTGGAATACAATCACAAGAAAGGATTACAGGTCTATGATAAAACCGAACTGACCAGTGTCGAGTACAAAAGAGGGTTCAATCACTGTACGACTGCTACCGGAGCGGTTATCAAAGCGAAAAAGGTCGTCTATTGCGTAGGTTACGAAGCCGTCAATATGATCAGGGAGAAGTTCGTGGACCTGCTCAGTTCCTATGCCATTATTTCGGAAGTGGACGAAAAACTCTACTGCCAATATAAAGATATACTCATCTGGAATACAGCAGATCCTTATTTATACATGCGTACTTCGGATGACGGCCGTTTCCTGATTGGAGGCGAAGACGAAGAATTCCGGAATCCATCCAAACGTGATGCACTGATCGGCAAGAAAGAGGAAAAGCTGGTCCAAGCATTCAAAAAACTGTTTCCCGATAAATCATTCTATTCCGATTTCGCATGGGCAGGTACTTTCGGCGAGACCAAAGACGGCTTACCCTACATCGGTGAACACTCCGATTTCAAAAACTCTTATTTTGTCTGTGGTTTTGGCGGCAACGGTATCACCTTCTCCGTAACTGGAATGGAGATGGTCTCCAACTGGCTTAAAGGGAAAAAGCATTTGTTATCACCCTATTTTGCTTTTGGACGCTAA
- a CDS encoding response regulator transcription factor, with amino-acid sequence MRTYLIADNQDITREGLISVLRSQDMKNRVETARTRSELQARLRSYPESVVILDYTLFDFVSVNQLLNMKMGAKASSWILFSDELEERFLHQILLIDPSISVVMKHNPLQNILDAITCATYGETYLCDIAESVLKDGNFQKKESDTLTPSEKSILREIALGKTTKEIAFEKHLSFHTVNTHRRNIFRKLAVNNAHEATKYALQAGLLDLMEYYI; translated from the coding sequence ATGCGTACTTATCTCATCGCCGATAATCAGGATATTACACGGGAAGGACTTATATCTGTACTGAGATCACAGGATATGAAAAACCGTGTGGAAACGGCTCGTACCCGCAGCGAGCTGCAGGCACGATTGCGCAGCTATCCCGAATCGGTTGTGATACTGGATTACACGCTATTTGATTTTGTTTCCGTCAATCAACTTTTAAACATGAAGATGGGAGCAAAAGCATCGTCATGGATTTTGTTCTCTGACGAGTTGGAGGAGCGTTTTTTACATCAGATATTGTTGATCGATCCCAGTATCAGCGTAGTGATGAAGCACAATCCACTACAGAATATCCTCGATGCCATTACCTGTGCCACCTACGGTGAAACCTATTTATGCGATATTGCAGAGTCGGTACTAAAGGACGGAAACTTTCAGAAAAAAGAGTCGGATACTCTGACCCCCTCAGAGAAGAGTATTCTGCGGGAAATAGCCCTCGGGAAAACCACTAAAGAAATAGCTTTTGAGAAACACCTCAGTTTCCATACCGTAAATACCCACCGCCGGAATATTTTCCGGAAACTGGCCGTAAATAATGCGCACGAGGCCACAAAATATGCGCTGCAAGCCGGTTTACTCGATTTAATGGAGTATTATATTTAG
- the arfB gene encoding alternative ribosome rescue aminoacyl-tRNA hydrolase ArfB, which produces MMDIDIEKVVGECVFTAVRSSGSGGQNVNKVASKVVLSFDVNASEALTDVQKQLILGKLSNRINKNGVLQVSSDSERTQWLNKKTAIGKFRLLIRQALKPEMKRIATKPTFQSIQKRLDDKKQQSGKKRLRSGDFDM; this is translated from the coding sequence ATGATGGATATCGATATAGAGAAGGTGGTCGGGGAATGTGTTTTTACTGCTGTAAGGAGTAGTGGCAGTGGGGGACAGAACGTGAATAAAGTAGCCTCGAAGGTCGTGCTCTCGTTCGATGTGAACGCCTCGGAAGCCCTTACTGATGTCCAGAAACAGTTGATCCTCGGGAAATTATCCAACCGTATCAATAAAAACGGAGTATTGCAGGTCAGTAGCGATTCCGAACGCACCCAGTGGCTGAACAAAAAAACAGCAATAGGAAAATTCCGGCTTCTTATCCGTCAGGCCCTGAAACCGGAAATGAAACGGATTGCGACCAAACCGACATTTCAATCCATACAAAAACGGTTGGATGATAAAAAACAACAATCCGGGAAGAAGCGCCTCCGCTCCGGTGATTTTGATATGTAG
- a CDS encoding O-acetylhomoserine aminocarboxypropyltransferase/cysteine synthase family protein, producing the protein MSNYKFETLQVHAGQEVDKTTHARALPIYQTSSYVFEDAKDGADLFGLRKFGNIYTRLQNPTTDVFEKRVAALEGGVTGLATSSGQSAQFIALNNILQVGDNFVSTPFLYGGTYNQFKSQFKRLGIEVRFTPNENPEEFEKLIDNNTKAIYLESIGNPELNIPDFDAIAEVARQHDIPLIVDNTFGAGGYLFRPIEHGAAVVVESATKWIGGHGTSLGGVIVDSGKFNWGNGKFPSFTEPSESYHGLVFWDVFGANGPFGNIAFNIRARVEGLRDWGNTISPFNSFLLVQGLETLSLRLERHVENTQALAEWLEQHPKVEYVNYPGLKSSKYYALAQKYFPKGPGAVLTFKLKGAPEDADKLIDSVQLLSHLANVGDAKSLIIHPAATTHEQLSPEAQRASGVEPGLLRISVGIENIDDIKADLQQALDKI; encoded by the coding sequence ATGAGCAATTATAAATTTGAAACCCTGCAGGTACACGCGGGACAAGAAGTGGATAAAACAACGCATGCCCGTGCTTTACCGATATATCAGACATCATCCTATGTGTTTGAAGATGCGAAGGACGGAGCCGATCTTTTCGGACTTCGCAAATTCGGGAATATCTATACCCGTTTGCAAAACCCGACGACCGACGTTTTTGAAAAACGTGTGGCAGCTTTAGAGGGCGGTGTGACCGGATTGGCCACCTCTTCGGGACAATCGGCGCAATTCATCGCACTGAATAATATCTTACAGGTAGGAGATAATTTTGTTTCGACTCCTTTCCTTTACGGTGGGACGTATAATCAATTCAAATCGCAGTTCAAACGATTGGGTATTGAAGTTCGTTTTACTCCCAATGAAAATCCTGAAGAGTTTGAAAAACTGATTGACAATAATACCAAAGCCATTTATCTGGAGTCGATCGGTAACCCGGAACTGAATATTCCCGATTTCGATGCCATTGCCGAGGTCGCCCGTCAACACGATATTCCACTGATCGTGGACAATACATTCGGTGCAGGCGGTTATCTTTTCCGTCCCATAGAACACGGTGCAGCAGTAGTGGTAGAGTCGGCTACTAAGTGGATTGGCGGCCACGGGACCTCCCTTGGAGGAGTGATTGTGGATAGCGGTAAATTCAACTGGGGAAATGGTAAATTCCCTTCCTTCACCGAACCTTCTGAAAGCTATCATGGATTGGTTTTCTGGGATGTATTTGGTGCGAATGGCCCGTTTGGGAATATTGCTTTCAATATCCGTGCGCGGGTAGAAGGATTGCGCGATTGGGGAAATACCATCAGCCCGTTCAATTCTTTCCTCCTTGTACAAGGATTGGAAACCCTGTCGCTTCGCCTGGAACGTCATGTGGAGAATACGCAGGCGCTGGCCGAATGGCTCGAGCAGCATCCGAAGGTAGAATATGTAAACTATCCGGGATTGAAGAGCAGTAAATATTATGCTTTGGCACAGAAATATTTCCCCAAAGGACCGGGAGCCGTGCTTACATTCAAATTGAAAGGTGCACCTGAGGATGCTGACAAACTGATCGATAGTGTACAGTTATTAAGCCATCTTGCCAACGTTGGAGATGCTAAGTCGCTTATCATTCATCCGGCAGCTACTACGCACGAGCAATTATCGCCTGAAGCCCAAAGAGCAAGCGGTGTGGAACCTGGATTGCTTCGTATTTCTGTGGGTATTGAAAATATCGATGATATCAAAGCCGACCTGCAGCAGGCACTTGACAAAATTTAA
- a CDS encoding SusC/RagA family TonB-linked outer membrane protein, whose product MKVIKASLVLFLSLFVLSLSAQNRGTVTITGNVTDPQGSPLTGVTIVDKNNPAVGTVSDIEGDYSINIESGTVLEFSYIGFTSQEVQVSKSERIDIILQESTTTLSEVVITSLNIPRERKALGYAVQNVSSDAFQTRPTNPLTALSGKIAGLQVISGGSNLGGSSRITLRGINSITGTNQPLYVIDGVPLDNSDLNSSSTIHGSAGKDVGSTIQDINPDDIASVNVLKGPSAAALYGSRAANGVILITTKKGESSAGKIAIEINTGLEFENVVRLPERQKLYGGGYNMSFATATIDGQTYNIVDYAADESWGPKLDGTPVLHWYNLDPEYPDQYLRPEPWVYPENDVNYFFRTGIANTNNISLSKSNENSAFRVSFTNKNVTGTIPNASLDKNSLILSGNVDGEYVSFFASANYLKTVSKGRPWTGASNRNIILEAYQWGAVQVDYKKLSEYKRPDGTPRAWNRTGYRNTVEDEKTKYIDNPYWSAYESYLEEDRDRLYGNFGIQVSPVSWFSVTGRIYADVFQYNFQDRIAYNSRSQSMYQEYSQKYGEFNYELLTTLNRSWDVHSLVANLGTNFLQRNRRISDISTSGGLIVPNYYSLNNATSTVISPETGLYKKELSSVFGSVSYGWRSTVYLDGTFRNDWSSTLPVGHNSYFYPSVTSSVILSELPGLREQRWLSFAKYRLGWAQVGNDTDPYRLYKVYQAITPINGNIAYTLPDQLNNLNLKPEITSSLETGLELQLFKNLLSIDFTYYNNTSRNQIISLPTSDAFGYSSKLINAGEINNKGVEVILGVNPVRTRDLDWNFSVNYSKNSNRIIELSDAVSRLDLSTSLVSLVAQEGESYGQLYGYDFVYAPDGQKVIGDDGLYMRTQQLVPLGSVLPDFLWSFQNGLRYKNLRFNFLIDSRVGGKFFSQTYKVAMYSGILPETAANGIRETGVVADGVTADVTFNPDGTYSVTNTAQNTQNVTAQAWARNHYNGPTAFDIFDATFIKLRELSLGYDFRLPENAPVKSIGASLYARNLFYLYRKSKIIDPELTNSSGNVQGIEGGNMPTPLTYGINLSIKF is encoded by the coding sequence ATGAAGGTTATCAAAGCAAGTCTAGTTCTATTTCTCAGCCTTTTTGTGCTTAGTCTTTCGGCACAGAATAGAGGCACGGTTACCATTACCGGAAATGTAACCGATCCACAAGGAAGTCCGCTTACCGGTGTTACCATTGTGGATAAGAATAATCCCGCAGTGGGGACGGTATCTGATATTGAGGGCGATTACAGTATAAACATTGAAAGTGGAACAGTCCTCGAATTTTCCTATATAGGCTTTACAAGTCAGGAGGTTCAGGTATCAAAATCGGAAAGAATCGATATCATCCTGCAGGAAAGCACTACGACGTTGAGCGAAGTGGTGATTACTTCCCTGAATATCCCCCGAGAAAGGAAAGCGCTTGGTTATGCGGTGCAGAATGTTTCATCCGATGCATTTCAGACGCGGCCGACGAATCCGTTGACAGCCCTTTCCGGTAAGATAGCAGGGTTGCAGGTTATCTCGGGTGGAAGTAACCTTGGTGGTTCTTCGCGAATAACCTTGCGCGGAATTAATTCCATCACCGGAACCAACCAACCGTTGTATGTTATCGATGGTGTTCCGCTGGATAACAGCGATCTGAACAGCTCCTCTACAATCCACGGCAGTGCAGGGAAAGATGTCGGCAGTACTATCCAGGATATTAATCCGGATGATATTGCCTCAGTAAACGTGCTGAAAGGTCCATCCGCAGCTGCTCTCTACGGTTCCCGTGCTGCCAATGGGGTGATCCTGATCACCACTAAAAAAGGAGAGAGCAGTGCCGGTAAGATTGCCATTGAAATCAATACCGGCCTGGAATTTGAAAATGTGGTACGATTGCCGGAACGCCAGAAATTATACGGTGGCGGGTATAATATGAGTTTTGCCACGGCGACCATCGACGGCCAGACCTACAATATAGTGGATTATGCTGCCGACGAAAGCTGGGGGCCTAAATTAGACGGTACCCCTGTGTTGCACTGGTACAATCTCGATCCCGAATATCCGGATCAATACCTGAGACCGGAACCATGGGTATATCCCGAGAACGATGTGAATTATTTCTTTAGAACCGGGATTGCCAATACAAACAATATTTCGCTCTCCAAATCAAATGAAAATTCTGCTTTCCGGGTATCGTTCACCAATAAAAACGTAACGGGAACTATTCCGAATGCTTCACTCGACAAGAACTCGCTTATTCTTTCCGGAAACGTGGACGGAGAATATGTTTCGTTCTTTGCAAGTGCCAATTACCTGAAGACGGTATCCAAAGGCCGTCCGTGGACAGGTGCATCCAACCGGAATATCATCCTCGAAGCGTACCAATGGGGAGCGGTGCAGGTGGATTACAAGAAACTGAGTGAATACAAACGCCCGGACGGAACGCCCCGTGCATGGAACCGTACCGGTTACAGAAACACGGTTGAAGACGAAAAGACAAAATATATCGACAATCCCTACTGGTCTGCCTATGAGAGTTATCTTGAGGAAGACAGGGACAGATTGTACGGAAATTTCGGAATACAAGTCTCCCCCGTATCATGGTTTTCGGTGACCGGCCGTATTTATGCCGATGTTTTTCAGTACAACTTTCAGGACAGGATTGCGTATAATTCCCGTTCGCAATCCATGTACCAGGAATATAGCCAAAAGTATGGCGAATTTAATTACGAATTATTGACTACCCTCAATCGTTCATGGGATGTCCATTCACTGGTTGCTAATTTAGGGACAAACTTCCTACAGAGGAACCGTCGTATCAGCGATATATCTACTTCGGGCGGATTGATTGTGCCTAATTACTACAGTCTGAATAACGCTACCTCTACAGTCATCAGCCCTGAAACAGGATTATACAAAAAAGAACTCTCTTCTGTTTTCGGAAGTGTCTCTTATGGATGGAGAAGTACTGTTTATCTCGACGGTACATTCCGTAACGACTGGTCCTCGACTTTGCCTGTAGGGCATAATTCCTATTTTTATCCTTCGGTAACTTCATCGGTTATCCTGAGTGAACTACCCGGTTTGAGAGAACAAAGATGGCTGTCGTTTGCAAAATACCGTTTGGGATGGGCGCAGGTTGGGAACGATACCGATCCCTATCGGCTCTATAAAGTATATCAGGCTATCACACCCATTAACGGGAATATTGCCTATACGTTACCGGACCAGTTGAACAACCTGAACCTCAAACCCGAAATTACCTCTTCACTTGAAACCGGGTTAGAACTCCAACTGTTCAAAAACCTGTTGAGTATCGACTTCACTTATTACAACAATACAAGTCGCAATCAGATTATTTCGCTTCCTACCTCCGACGCGTTCGGTTACTCTTCAAAGTTGATTAACGCCGGTGAGATCAATAACAAAGGTGTTGAGGTGATTCTTGGAGTGAATCCGGTTAGAACCCGCGATCTTGACTGGAATTTTTCAGTCAATTACTCTAAAAACAGCAACAGGATCATCGAACTTTCCGATGCCGTAAGCCGTCTCGATTTAAGTACTTCACTGGTCAGTTTGGTTGCCCAGGAGGGTGAAAGTTACGGACAATTGTATGGTTATGATTTCGTGTATGCTCCTGATGGACAAAAGGTGATCGGTGACGATGGACTTTATATGCGTACACAACAACTGGTGCCACTTGGCAGCGTTTTACCTGATTTCCTGTGGAGTTTCCAAAACGGATTGCGGTATAAGAACTTGCGGTTCAATTTCCTGATAGACTCCCGTGTGGGAGGTAAATTCTTCTCCCAAACTTATAAGGTGGCGATGTATTCGGGAATCCTACCGGAAACGGCAGCCAATGGAATCCGTGAAACGGGGGTTGTCGCTGATGGTGTGACTGCTGATGTAACATTCAATCCTGACGGAACTTATTCGGTAACCAATACAGCCCAGAACACACAAAATGTGACAGCGCAGGCATGGGCAAGAAACCATTACAACGGGCCGACAGCATTCGATATTTTCGATGCCACATTTATTAAACTCAGGGAATTGTCGTTAGGATATGATTTCAGATTACCCGAAAATGCGCCGGTTAAAAGTATCGGAGCTTCGCTTTATGCACGCAACCTGTTTTACCTGTACAGGAAAAGTAAAATTATCGATCCTGAACTCACGAACAGCAGTGGAAACGTACAGGGAATTGAAGGCGGTAATATGCCGACTCCTCTTACTTACGGAATTAATCTGAGTATTAAGTTTTAA
- a CDS encoding SusD/RagB family nutrient-binding outer membrane lipoprotein, whose amino-acid sequence MKPLYILFILSAIGFTSCIDEDLNIDPNRPSSVPTTSLISTAQKHLTDNVRSEQASLRSSALFVQQISQITYTSQSRYDIPFGYSADIWSGLYSVLNNLQEIINLNTDPVTKDLVTADGAGRNANQIAISRVLKSYAYYALTDIFGDVPYNSYDSDDPDFQALQQNPDNITPKYASQEKIYTDILNELKQAGDTLLKYSEERTFGVSDIIYGGDNAKWAKFANSLRLRFATRLKTKNNSLYQSHFADALEKGVFTSNADNAVYKYAAAAPNEAPYYRATVTANRRDFALSKPFIDLLKGENNQLPVADPRLSKYASVNNLGVYEGLAYGLTEAQAGSFAAGDVSLPGSIYSAADYGEVLLEYAEVEFLISEYNNWSQANYVNGVRASLEKWGVASADINAYVSQLPPANERNVLNQKYIALFTQFLEAWSDYRRTGYPDFLIKKDDVIFSGVIEGQPVTYTFSPLFGDGGVPSRLYYPIKEQTVNLQSYQDAIAAQGNDVIETRLWVFK is encoded by the coding sequence ATGAAACCATTATATATACTTTTTATCCTGTCGGCAATCGGATTTACATCCTGCATCGATGAAGACCTGAATATCGACCCTAACCGGCCCTCGTCGGTTCCGACTACCTCGTTGATCTCAACGGCGCAAAAGCATCTGACTGATAATGTGAGAAGCGAACAGGCATCGTTACGAAGCTCGGCATTGTTTGTCCAACAGATCAGCCAGATTACCTATACCAGCCAATCGCGTTATGATATTCCTTTCGGCTATTCGGCGGATATTTGGAGCGGATTGTACAGTGTGCTGAACAATCTGCAGGAAATTATCAACCTGAACACCGATCCTGTCACCAAAGATCTGGTCACGGCGGACGGAGCGGGCAGGAATGCTAACCAGATAGCGATCAGTCGTGTCCTGAAATCGTATGCATACTATGCGCTCACCGATATCTTCGGCGATGTACCCTATAATTCTTACGACAGCGATGATCCCGATTTTCAGGCATTGCAGCAGAATCCCGATAACATTACGCCCAAATATGCTTCGCAGGAAAAGATCTATACGGATATCCTCAACGAACTCAAACAGGCGGGCGATACTTTATTGAAATATTCGGAGGAGAGAACGTTTGGTGTATCGGATATTATCTATGGTGGCGACAATGCGAAATGGGCAAAGTTTGCCAATTCATTGCGGTTGCGGTTTGCCACCCGCTTAAAGACAAAAAACAACTCCCTTTATCAATCACATTTTGCCGATGCGTTAGAGAAAGGCGTGTTCACAAGCAATGCGGACAATGCTGTTTACAAGTATGCCGCCGCTGCACCCAACGAGGCACCTTATTATCGTGCTACTGTCACTGCAAACAGGCGCGATTTTGCCCTGTCGAAACCATTTATAGATTTGCTGAAAGGTGAAAACAACCAGCTCCCGGTTGCTGATCCGCGGCTAAGTAAGTACGCATCAGTAAATAACCTTGGTGTTTATGAAGGATTGGCTTACGGGTTGACTGAAGCGCAGGCAGGCAGTTTTGCGGCAGGTGATGTCAGCCTTCCCGGAAGTATCTACAGCGCCGCTGATTATGGAGAGGTATTATTGGAATATGCCGAAGTGGAGTTTTTAATCTCCGAATACAATAACTGGAGTCAGGCTAACTATGTGAACGGAGTAAGAGCATCTCTCGAAAAATGGGGTGTTGCCTCTGCTGATATAAATGCTTATGTGTCGCAACTGCCGCCGGCCAACGAGCGGAATGTGCTGAATCAGAAATATATTGCCCTGTTCACCCAGTTTCTCGAAGCGTGGAGTGATTATCGCAGAACCGGTTATCCCGATTTCCTGATAAAAAAGGATGATGTGATCTTTTCAGGAGTGATTGAAGGTCAGCCGGTCACTTATACATTCTCACCTTTGTTCGGTGATGGAGGCGTTCCGTCCAGATTATATTATCCAATCAAAGAGCAGACCGTCAATCTGCAAAGCTATCAGGATGCAATAGCAGCCCAGGGGAATGACGTAATTGAAACCAGGTTGTGGGTTTTCAAATGA